A segment of the Canis lupus dingo isolate Sandy chromosome 15, ASM325472v2, whole genome shotgun sequence genome:
AACACCACAAATTAATCGGAATACCCTGAGATATAGTGAATCTGGCATGTGCCCCATGACAACAGTCTCTTCTGCTTAGCTGGCATTTCTGCATCCTCATCTTCCTACATGCATAATAAGGGCTCTTACACCAAAGACAATAAATCCATACCCATGGAACTATGCCCTGGTTGACAAGCTAATCTGTTCAAATCCTTGGGAATTTGAACTGAAAATAAGGAAAACCTTGGGCAGTTTATAGTGGATAGAAAGAAGAGGCATGGACTATGGTTGAGCCATACTAATGGCAGAGGACCAAGGTAAAGATCCTAAACTCTCCCAATGAGTTCTTGAGTTATCGTGAATCCAGAGCTCCTTTCCTGCTCTGGTTTCCAGGTCTGTCCTATGATAGCTCCAGATGTCCTTGTTACTCTGTTCTCCTTATCGTTCCACAGATATCTGCatttgtttgctagggctgccataaaaagtaccacagactgggtggcttaaaaaacaaatttactttCTCACGGTTCTAGAGgtgagaagtctgaaatcaggtgTCAGCATGGTTGGATCCCCCTAAATGACATTCCAAgcttccttggcttgcagatagccATATTCCCCCTTTGTACatatctgtgtccaaatttcccctttgtAAAAGGACGTcaatcatattggattaaggcccacccctaatgacctcattttaccttaattacttctttaaagacaCTATCTCCAATGGTCGTAATCTGAAGTAGAAGGGGTTAGGATTTTAATGTATGAATTCTGGGGGATACACATTTCAGTCCATAACTTTATCTTGAAAGTGATCCCCTCTTTGCTTAAGCTAGTCTTGTTGGTAACTGAGTAAACCTAATAATAGCAATATTTTCTGGTCttctattatttaattattcGTGTGTTTCTTTCAAAGCTCCCAGTAGTTTGAGCTGTAAGAGAGTAGTAACATGCTTTAACAGTTCAGTGAATTCTATGTCCACAGACCTAGTACCCTACAAACAACTGGTACCAAAAACATAAAGGGCACAGAGAATTCTGTAGAAGATGCTGTGCTGTGGCACCCAAGATCTTCCCTTTCAGGACTGAAGTATTCATTCTACTTACAACCAGGAATGTTGGCTGCTGTTAGTTCACAGCTAAGTCCGATCCCAAGATTTGTCAACAGTCACTTCACCCAAGATAATGCCCATTCCTTGCGGGCAGCCTACACCTAATCATGCAGAAGTCCAAAGGCCCAGCCTTCCTGTCTCCATTTAGGAGAACTCTGAAGAGCCACCTCAGCTCCAGAGCAGCTTGTGGGATTGGCTGTGGCCCGTATGCAAATGAATTCAGTtcaactctccctctgcccaatcctgcttccacccccaaccccctaccAAAGCATTGATGCTGAGACTACTCTCCAATAAACTTCTGGCACAcaaatttctttatctatttcccAGAAAATCTGACTTGCCCTATATCCTATGGCTAACACTATtaacaaagatgaaaacaaaaaaatcaggaaaaattagCCAGTTACTAGgttaatttcctcttttccatttcttgctTTTGAAGAATCCTGTTCATCTTCTACTTCCTTGCTAGAGAAAGGGCCCTGTTCTTTCCAATCCCCTCTAACCTGCCCTGCGCAGACAGCTACTGCATAATCCCCCCTCCCATCCTCTAATCCCCAAGCAGGAACCCCAGACATCCTGTTTTCCCTGAACAGTAGGGGGAGCCTCAGGCTCCAGCTCCTCCCCCTGGGTCCTGCCACTGCATTTCTGAAGTCTGGCCCCTTCAGTGCCTGGCCCTGTGGTGAAAAACcaaaggagaggagggggtgaACCAGAGGAATCCATCCAGGAGGAGAAGCTGGTCCTGTCGCCCTTCTCTGACTGCTCCCCAGCCGGCCTCTCCTTAGAAGCCTGAgttcaggaaacaagaaatacTGATTCTGAGGACCAAGACATGGGCCCTGCAGGCAGTGCCTTCCTACTGTCTCTTCTACTGGGTGAGCCTCTGGGGTAGGAgggtaggggaagggaagaggcagaggttTTTGGCTGAAGAAGTTATCATATAGAATAATGTAACACTTCACCTATGGGACATTACTTATGAATAATGTGTCCTGGGGAAGTCCTGTATGGGGATACTGTATGTGAAAcagtaaacaacaaaaaaaaacctgccctCGGGGGGGCTTATAATCACTGcacttattaaatatatagatttttaaagcagGTTAGAAAGTCCTAAATGTTATGAGAGGAAAGGAGCCGGAGAtgtattgtaattttaaataaagtagtcAAGGAAGTTTCACTAAGGAGTCATCTGAGCAAAGCCCAAAAGGAGGTAAGTGACTTAGCTACAAAGATCTAGGAAAAGAGTGTTTCAAGCTAAGGGAACTGAAAGTATAAATACTGTAGAGTGATTTCAGGTATAAGCTTGTTCATTTACTTTTCTGACCCACAATGATTTAAAAGCAGGGTAGGCTGAGAGCAGCAAAAGGATAACAAGTagcaaaaaagatacaaatactGCAAAATGCCAATTCAGATAAAGAAAACAGCTCATAAACCTCAAAAGTACCTGAAGGCATCACTGTGTTTACAACCTAATATACTTGATATTCCTGATGACAATACTGAATCTTTAAGTGAAAGTTAAATTACATTCCATGTATGCTGCTAAAGAAGGCAGGTAAGTATGTAATTTTCAAGATTCCCACTAACTGgtagacatttataaaaatttggcCTGTAATATAAATCtgagaaatttaaatatgtgGAAAGCCTCTCTATTCAGTGAATCTAGACATAAGATGCATTATTGTATAGTAATGATATGGTGTCTGTCTTAGGGTCTTGCCCAAGCTCTTCTCCCAGAAACAAACATCTGCAATCAGGTTAGTGGTTTCTACCTGGACCGATGGATTTGGAACTGGGATAggagggaggatggaggatggagaggaCTCGGTTCCTAGGAATGAATGGGAATTTGAGAATGATGAGAAGATAAGGACCAGAGGAACAGGACACCAAGAGTTATACAtgcccctctctcttctttctctagtgTGTGGACGACCTGTATACTCAGGCCGTGTGGTAGGTGGCCAGGATGCTGTTGCAGGGCGCTGGCCTTGGCAAGTCAGCCTGCACTTTGGCCAGACCCAGGTCTGTGGAGGGTCTCTCATCAGTGACAGGTGGATACTGACAGCAGCACACTGCTTAAAAGGGTGAGTCCTAGCTGGTGACTAGCACACAGATAGGTTCTCAGTAAATACTTGAATGATTTCAGGAATGaaccaacagaaaaatgaaagtggtAAGGAGGGTCAGGGCGCCTGGGGTGGCtaaatcagttaagcatctgactcttgatttatactactcaggtcatgatcatgagaCTGAGGCCTGCCTTGGCCTCCATGCTCAGAATAGAGTCTgcctgaaattctttctctccctctgctctttctctccctccatgctctctctctctctctctagaataaatgagtaaataaaatatttttaaaaagaaaagtggtaaGAGAGGTAGGCAGAAAAAAACCCTACACCCCCTTGGACTAGGACAGGACACagaggtagaaaaagaaatgacagagatAGGCGCTATATTAGAAACTTTGTGCCAAATGATTTGCTAAACATCAGCCAGGGAATTTGATCTTAAGCTTTTCTGGATCAGAAACACAATCTAAGCTCTCTCTCAGAGCTACTGCTGTCAGACAAGCAACGTGCCATGTGGTGGGTAGTCCTAAAGAGAAGCCCATGTGAAACTAATGTCTCCAGCCAACAGCTAGGGAAGGTTTGGAAACACCCTCCCGgagtcaaatctttttttttttttaaagattgtatttatttattcatttattcatatttattattgtatttatttatttatttttttaaagattgtatttatttattcatgagagagagagagagagagagaggcgggctccatgcagggagcccgatgtgggactcgaccccgggtctccaggatcacgccctgggccgaaggcggcgctaaaccgctgagccacccggctgccccccGGAGTCAAATCTTGAAGTCACTGCAGCCCAACTTAATTGTAGCTTCGTGAGAGATGAATCAGAGGCACCCAATTAAGGTCACGCCTGATACCTGACAGAAAAACTGTgagataaatgtttgtttttttaagcctcTAAGCTTTGTGGTAACTTCTTATGCAACCACAGGTAACCAATAtatatagaaatcaaaacagcAGGACTTTTCAATAACAATGCTGTAAGCTCAAAGAAAACAGTGAGAACTCCAAAATACTGGGAGAAAATTATTCTATTATTCCCACGTGCAATTATTGATCAAGTGTGGGATAGAAGCAAGACCctttcaaatatacaaagcaGCAAAAATAATACTCCTCATGCGCATTTTCTCGGGAAGCCATAAGAGAATGGGCTTcactaaaataaaggaaaacaagaaaacatggaATCAAGAAAAAAGGGGATATAACAGAATCCCCAAGCAAATGGGAGAAACAAAACTCTGGCCATAAGCATGTAAGAGGAGACTACAAAGAcaggagacaaaagaaagagtggttagggagagaggaaaggagaaagagtaaCAAACCAACCCTAGCCCCAGTTGGAAGTGGCTTGGTTAATTCTAGGTCTGTTGCCATCCTTTCTTGCTTAGAGATTCAGTGCTACACATAGGCAGCTTGTTCTCACCCAGCTGTAGCACCTAAACacattccacttttttttctccccttcctatTCCCCTTAGGAGCTGGATTCCTTTTTTATATACTGTACGGCTGGGATCGATTAAGAATGACCAATCAAGTCAAAGTGTGAATCATCGTGTGTTCAAAATTATCACCCATCCCCAAATTCAACACACATCTGCAGACATTGCCTTGCTGAAACTGGTCTCTAGAGTCACCTTTACTTCCTTCATCCTGCCCATCTGCCTGCCCAGTATCACAAAGCAGTTGAAAATTCCAGCCTCTTGCTGGGTGACTGGATGGGGAACTGTTAAGGAAAGTGAAGGTGAGAATGGGTAGACAAAGGGGTATTATCCATCATCCTCTTTGTAGCACCCCAGAACATTTGCATCCTAGGCATACGATTActatggcaaatatttttaaataaaccccAACCTATTGATATTACCTATAAGCTATCTATAAGCTATAACCTATCAATTCTatctaaataaaatgtcttttttcacacttatgtttattttattcactcataTCCTGCCTAGAGTCTAGACAAGAACAGACACTAACAACTTGAACACATAATTACTTCTCTGAAAGCAAAGGTTAACAAATCTGATCTAAAGTCTGGAAGAATCTAGtgtttttgaaaatctgtttttagggcagcccgggtggctcagcggtttagcaccgccttcagcccaggacgtgaccctggggacccaggatcgagtcccacatcggggtccctgagaggagcctacttctccctttgcctgtctctgcctctttctctctctctctctctcatgaataaataaatttttaaaaaatctaaaaaaaaggaaagaaaagaaaatctgtttttaaagtgTTGCATCAACTCTTTCCCCGGAGGAATAAAGGCAAGACAAGAAATGATCTGGaagcagaaaaataggaaaggaagaagttttaGAGTACTTCAAATACATCTTTACTGAATCAAACTGTATCAGAATTTCTATTTAGAACATTAGAATACCCACACTGGCACATTAGAAATAccttaaaacaaatagaaaaaattctgaattatcCATTGTATTAGACTAACTgtaccaaaataaacaaaaaaaaaaacttgcattaGCAAATACGATTTGAAAGTGACGGTATTCTGCCTTCTGCTTTTGGATTCCCAGAGATTTCTGCAAATCATGACTGAATGCTGTCCTTGCAACTTTCcagaaagcttttcttttcattcttgtcTTTCTTTACAGATAGTGATTACCCCTCCATCCTCCAGGAAGCAGAAATACCCATCTTTAACCACCAGGCCTGTGAAAAACTCTACAACCCAATTGGTCCCGCACTGCCAGAATTAGAGTCAGTCATCCAAGACGACGAGATATGTGCTGGTGATATACTCAATAAGAAGGACAGCTGCAAGGTTAGGGTTTGCCCTTgagtttgtttggtttgttttttaatgtgaaacTTTAATTTAGATTCGGGTTTTCTTGTATATAAACAATAGTAGTAGATCAGGAATCAGGAGACAAAAGTTCTGACAATAATTCTTGCGTCATGCTGAATTGCTGATGACTTAAAGCTCTTCAACTTTTGATCTAGAGAAATGCTAACCATTGGTTACTGGGTTTTCCACAgacttctatatttttataaatatattaagaggTTAACACAGaatttccaactttattttttcaagtaagaaCATTTCACTCTATACGTACAAGATGTCATTCCACTGTCTGCTGATCATAACCGTCCAGtgaaaaatcattcatcattttgtcttccttCACTGATTATATGTTGTTTTACTCCAGTTATTTTCAATGTAACGACTTTCATAATTGATTATCAGAAGTTTGAATGTGAtggggcacctggtagctcagtaAGTTgagctctgactcttggtttcagctcaggtcatgatctcagggtgatgggacaggctctgtgctcggtggggagtcagcttgggattcttcctctccctctgccccacctcaccccccttttctctctctctctctctaaaataaatgaataaatctttaaaaagaaaaaattttggatccctgggtggttcagcagtttagtgcctgccttcggcccagggcgtgatcctggagacccgggatcaagtcccacatcgggctccctacacggagcctgcttctccctctgcctgtgtctctgcctctttctctctctgtctctctctctctctctcatgaataaataaatttattaaaaaaatttgaatgcAATGTGCTAGGTGTGATTTTCTTCGTATTTCTCCTATTTAggattcactgattttttttgtttttaaaatctgttcctCTTTCATCAAAACTTGAGAAGTTTTTCATTCATGACTTCTTCAAAtattctgcttcctctctcttcctcttcggGTTGAAACGGAAAATGTAGGTCACACTTTTTGATATTTTCACACAGTctctaataatgttttatttttacctgtcTGCTCTTCAAATTGGATACTTATAGATTAATCAATATTTAAGATCCTTGCCTCTCTCCTGCCATCTACATTGTAGTGCTAAGTTCACCAAATGAAAGTTTtctatcacatattttattttttagtcctAGAATGACCacttggttttatttcctttccttctctctccctttcattctctccctcccccttcttccttcactctcttctctctctcacacacacacaaacttttcTCTAACTCTGCCATGATGTCCTATCTGTATATTCGTTATTTGCAAATCAAACAACAATGGAACATGATTTCACACCCAccaggatggctattatcaaaggAGATAATAACTAgggttgatgaggatgtggataaaTTGAAACCTTCATATACCtactggaaatgaaaaatggtacagtTGCTTTGGAATTATTATCTAGCAATTCTTCAAAGGGTATAGAGAGAGTTACCATATTACCCAGGAATTCCACTCTAggtatacacccaagagaaataaaaacatgtccacagaaaaaattatgcattaatattcatagcagcattattcataatagccaaaaagtgaaaataatccaaatgcccACCAACTGATGActagataagcaaaatgtggtatatctatgtAATGGAATaacattcagccataaaaagaaatggagcatGGATATATGCTAcaaggatgaaccttgaaaagagtatgctaagtgaaagccagacacaaaagatagTATGtcatatggttccatttatatacaGTATGTCCAGAATACGCAAATCCATtgaggcagaaagcagattaCCAGTTGGCCTAGGGCTAAGAGGAAATGATGGTGATGGTTAATGGGTATAGGGTTTCTTCTACAACAGGTGATGAAAATTTGGTGATGGTTGAACGACATGAATATAagaaaaaccactgaattgtacactttagatgggtgaattgtatagtatatgaattatatctcaataaaattgttaGAAAAAGAGACAGCAAGATTGAAAGACATATCAATTACTGTCACTATTATTTTACATAACAggattattttaacatttaaaaaagtcaataagaacctaagaatagaaaaataaggacACTTCGTTCAACTCAAATAAATTTacctttaagggaaaaaaaatcatcacattaattttttatcaCAGATGAGTATTTTGAAACTACTGATATATTTAGCTAAGGTCTCTGCCCATTTCAAATTATGTAATTCTAGAATTCCCATGATCTTCCCCTAATGCAAATAAGAAGTCTAGCTCACTGTCCCATCCTAAGGACCTCTTCACCTCTTATGACCACTTTCTTCTTCAAGGTCCTCTTTCACTACACTCATGACCTTTATCTTTCCTCAGGGTGATTCTGGAGGACCTTTGTCATGTCATATTAATGGTGTATGGATCCAGATAGGACTGGTAAACTGGGGAATAGGCTGTGCTGAAAGTCTCCCTGGAGTCTACACCAGTGTGATCTACTATCAAAAATGGATTAAGACCACTATCTCAAGAGCTGAGGTTTTGGGTACCAAAAATCTGGACTTAACTGAATTCCTGTACCTT
Coding sequences within it:
- the PRSS48 gene encoding LOW QUALITY PROTEIN: serine protease 48 (The sequence of the model RefSeq protein was modified relative to this genomic sequence to represent the inferred CDS: deleted 2 bases in 1 codon; substituted 2 bases at 2 genomic stop codons) — protein: MGPAGSAFLLSLLLGSCPSSSPRNKHLQSVCGRPVYSGRVVGGQDAVAGRWPWQVSLHFGQTQVCGGSLISDRWILTAAHCLKGSWIPFLYTVRLGSIKNDQSSQSVNHRVFKIITHPQIQHTSADIALLKLVSRVTFTSFILPICLPSITKQLKIPASCWVTGWGTVKESEDSDYPSILQEAEIPIFNHQACEKLYNPIGPALPELESVIQDDEICAGDILNKKDSCKGDSGGPLSCHINGVWIQIGLVNWGIGCAESLPGVYTSVIYYQKWIKTTISRAEVLGTKNLDLTEFLYLTVLLSLAVLGPFCAFGPNILRRIDSIAKATGQVQGXGGNTXRLSPKSRECTGESLGTLDYFIN